In Chrysiogenia bacterium, the genomic window CCCGAGAGGATCTTGCCCGAGGGCGGAACCACCGTGTTGTAGGCGCGGGCCAGGCGGGTGATCGAGTCGAGCAGGATGACGACGTCCTTCTTGTGCTCGACAAGGCGCTTGGCTTTCTCGATGACCATCTCGGCCACCTGGACGTGGCGCTGTGCGGGCTCGTCGAAGGTGGAGGAAACCACCTCGCCGTTGACCGAGCGCTGCATGTCGGTGACTTCCTCGGGGCGCTCGTCGATGAGCAGCACGATGAGCATCACTTCGGGCTGGTTGGCGGTGATCGAGTTGGCGATGTTCTGCAGCAACACGGTTTTACCCGTGCGAGGCGGCGCGACGATGAGGCCGCGCTGACCCTTGCCGACCGGACAGAGCAGGTCCATGACCCGCATGCTCATGTTGTCCTTGCCGTTTTCCATCACGAGACGTTTTTCGGGATAGAGCGGCGTGAGGTTGTCGAAGAGGATCTTCTCGAAGGCGACCCTGGGGTCGTCGTGGTTGACCGACTCGACCTTGAGCAGCGCGAAGTAGCGCTCGGAATCCTTCGGGGGACGAACCTGGCCCGAGACGATGTCGCCGGTGCGCAGGTTGAACTTGCGGATCTGCGAGGGCGAGACGTAGATGTCGTCGGGCCCGGGCAGGTAGTTGTAGTCGGGCGAGCGAAGGAAGCCGAAGCCGTCGGGCAGGCATTCGAGCACGCCGTCCC contains:
- the rho gene encoding transcription termination factor Rho; this translates as MRPRPAAAPEAPDMPDVEDEENDDAPLNPAPKPPTGRTPLVEQAERPDGALDLRRLKNHKIADLTAMAKELGVENYAGLRKQELIFELLRAQTARAGAIYGDGVLECLPDGFGFLRSPDYNYLPGPDDIYVSPSQIRKFNLRTGDIVSGQVRPPKDSERYFALLKVESVNHDDPRVAFEKILFDNLTPLYPEKRLVMENGKDNMSMRVMDLLCPVGKGQRGLIVAPPRTGKTVLLQNIANSITANQPEVMLIVLLIDERPEEVTDMQRSVNGEVVSSTFDEPAQRHVQVAEMVIEKAKRLVEHKKDVVILLDSITRLARAYNTVVPPSGKILSG